The Puntigrus tetrazona isolate hp1 chromosome 9, ASM1883169v1, whole genome shotgun sequence genome includes the window GGGTGTGTTTTCACGCTAATAATGGCGGTGGAGAGACATCTGGAGTCATATCAGCTGCACATCAGTAAACCGTTCCCTCGAAATGATTGTCTGTAACATCTCCTGTGAGCAAAACGAATGCTTTCACTGGATACTGTAGATGCAGACTGCATTCCCTTTTATTCCCCGAAGTAAAGCAATAGCGTTTCAGAAGCGCGGGTCTATCCAATAATGAAGGTTTTGCATGTTGAAGTCACCATGGTGGTTaataatttccattttaaaacgTTATATGGCTATGTGTGTTTATAACAAAACAGATGAGATTTTTAAATCACACCTACTTTAACATGATTACCGTAAATCgatttaattgttttgcttttattatgtacatttgttttgtgtatgGCTTGCGATCTTCACACGCAGTCGGCTTGATTTTGAAAGACGAGTGATTGTTTCACGTTTTATTCAATTGTTGACTTATGCTTAAGTCCTATTGCATTGCTATAATAATATGTCGTTTTGATGTTTCTCTAAATTAACTTGAACTTTCACTATATCCTCTTAAGTCTGTGTGGTGTGACTTTGGGAtcttttatgtgtatttttttttagtttgagtcATGACATAAGCATAACCTTCATTTGCACTTGTTCTTCGTGAAGCGTGAGGGAACAAATGAGACTTTTCTGGAGATTTTGTTCCTGCTATTTCTTCTACAGTGAAATAAAAGCTCTGCCGTATGAATATGGATGTATGCCTTGATTAAATATCTCACACCTTGCTTCTTTAATTACCAAGAAATATAATGCACAGTATGTCATATGTGACCCCGGgccacaaaaccaatcataagcggcagttatttttaaatggagaTTTATAGATCATATTGAAGCTGCTTTAcattgaaaatctggaatctgatggTGCAAAAGAATTGAGAAAACTACCTTTAAAGCGTCCAAATGAATTCTTGCAacgcatattactaatcaaaagaagtattgatgtatttacagtcatatcttcatgaaacacagtctttgcttaatatcccaatctataattttgacccatgcaatgtattgttggctatacCTACATAAGAGTCACATTTCAGCCTGACATAAGATACAGTTTGATGAAAAATGTGGGTTTTCTTGTGGATGTAGTGTGACGGAAAAAAGCTTGAGTCGTATTTGACCTTAAATGCCCGAATCATTCTTGGGGccaaagaataaatattttttgtgagcTAAGAGTAATGATATTAGAGCAAACATCTTCAAGTGCATCCACGGATTTGTTGCTAATAATATACTGAACTGCTGTTTCACTGGCGCCAGTAGAATCGAAGCTTTACAAAGTTTCAGATCAGTTGAACCAACTGCTTCTCAAAACATCAGACGCTGCTGACACCTGCTGGTTCAAAACAGTGTAAAAGCACAATAACTAGGCCCGAACATAATGAAAGACGCTATTTGCAATAATATCAgtaaagctttaaataaaatgtccagTGTGTAAAAATGTGCTGAAGTAGATGGCTGTAATGAATCAGGTGGTGTAAGCTCTCTTGACGTCTAAAGCATTGAAGCACTGCATTCAGCAGCACAGTCTGAAATCTGGGATCcaaaataatccaaaaatagGATTCTACAGCTCCTAggtgttcatttttaatcaagttGTTTGCGAGGCCAACGGTCAGTTTCTGTGCCTTTTCACTGATTTTATGGAACTACATTCTGACAATAGGTATGATCTTTGAAGCTTTGACCAACCTCTCAGCGGAAAGTTCAACTGTTTTTTGCGCGATTGAAGGAGGAATGGGCTTGAAGTCACTGGCCAAGGCTCTAGTGTTGGTGTCCGAGGATGTTCGAACATCTCCTTAAACCCTTGGAATCAAGACGAATGCACACTTCCACCTCCCGAATAAGCTCATTTTGGGCTGGATTGTGGATGGTTTCTCAGCGGCATCGGCGCTGGATCTGAAGAAGATACCACTTCTTGCACTGATCTGCTGTCTGAGAGAGGCCTTTTTCACCACGAGATTTAAGGTGTGAGCAAAGCAGAGACTGTGTCTGATCTGAAGAGCCGTGTTTGAGGCATGGTCAGTGACTCTCTCTTATTCCCGACGCCTTCTTTAATGCGCTAAGCTTCAGGGAATTCAAAAAAGTTACAAGGTAAGCATCCATGCTCACGTCTCATGTGTTTATCAGTGTTTGCTTTCTTAAATCTCCTCCACCACCTTCAATTTTGTCATTTCATACCTTGCAGCAACTGTGTCCTTCACTGCATGCCTTGTATGAAGCACATGCCGACTCAAGCTTCATTACAATTGCCACGAAGCCCTCGTTCTCCTCCACTAAAAATGACTGCAAATCCATGATTACCACGTCCACTAGAGCTTCATCAGTGTCTTTttgctttgctaaaaaaaataaaataaataacataaaccGGTATACTGTGTGCATGTCATTTATAGAAAGCTTAGAGTACTTGACATATTATCTCACCACTTTAGGCAATTAGAGAACCAGAATACTTGTCTAGGTACACCGGACGTTTGCCCATTAACTCTTGGGTTGCTTGCACTGCAAAACATcttatttaatagtaaaaatctGGCGGCATCTTGTGATTAACTAACTGCCTCCTGCACTGACAACTGAGCATGTACACAAACAGTTGATTAACTTAAGTTTTATTAACGTTCAAGAGCAGCTACAACCATATCAGACCTTTTCAAGGGGTCATTTAAGAGCAGCACCAGTGTTGCCAAATAGGATGGAAGATTTCCAGCCCGCCCAAAACTGTCTAAATGTTATAGAATGTAAATCAAAGTTGAAACGTTCTATTTTTATCtccttaaaacaaaataattagatATATTTCCCGTATAAAACGGGGGgaatacaaaaatgattaaaacatgcaagctgGCAGACACGGTCAAGACGgtaataaagaaattaaccaacaCCCTCGACAAAGCGCGCCATTTTCAACAAACCAGTTAAGCAGCGTTCTTCCAATGAACAATTTATATGTTTGAAAACCGCCAAACTGACCCAAAACCACCCCAAATTTCGTCAAATGTCGCCATTTCAAATTTTCGTCAAAACCGAAAGCCGCCCAATCTGGCAACACCGATAGCGAGTTTGCGGAAACCACGTGACTTGTTCGACACGCTCCTCGAGTAACTGATTCGAAACAAAAGATTCGTTACTGAGTGAAAAAAAATCGGCCCTGAGCgtcttgtaattttttttaggaGGGCGAATGGACGCTTCGTTCGTTCACGTGCTCTCGAAATAACGATGGTGAGTCGCTTTAAATGTTATTACGGTGGTTTCACAAAAACACCATGCTGTTtttagacaaacaaaaacatttccgaATGCCGCAGACGCCCGTCAAGATGTTAAAAAAACGCAAACACAGGCCAAAAGCTTTCAAGTGTCACCTGTACACGATGAATTAATGTAAACCGGCACACTTTTTTTGCCATGGAGATGATTGGGAGAATTACGTTGAATTAatcataatgcataattaaataattacgcCGAATTAATCAATTCAAATGAACATACAGCACTTTCGCGTTTTTAGCacgaattgttttttttaaaagcaattacaaCATTACAAATTTTCACTGAGACTAATACGACGATACTGTTTCAAATATACAATTCCAGCCTCAatctaaaatcttaattttatttatgtagcttGCAGCTTCGTTGTAactgatgtttgtttttctgctggTTTCTACCGTATTTGTATTTTCGGTTTCTGGTTTCTGCCACGAAAATCTCCTAAAATGCTGACGTGGCATTAACCGAATACACGCTCCTACTTATTAACTGAAGAATTTagtttatcaaaatatattttttcaaagtgtatataaatgaacaaGGAGGCCGTTGAGGACAAAAATGGCATCATAAAACTTGCTCTAAACACATGGGTTTTTAAAGAGCTAGCCTCGACCGACAGCTAGCGTCACACGCCTAttaagtgtgtttatatagGTTCTCCTCTGTTAAAACGAGCGTTGGCTTGttattaagtgtgtgtgtgtgtttttttttggcgaaCAGATGGTTTGTAGCATCAGCTGACAGCTCAGAGAGAGACCTGCTCCCAGGGCGGGCCCCGTCTCTGGCACCGGAGCCGGTTTCTTCTTGTTGAAGGACCGGAGACGTGCGGCCCCCGGGGCGCCTGACAGCGCCGGATAATTGACACATTTCCACAAGGCTTCGGTGACTCCCGTCTCCCGTCGGCGTCACGTTAGATACGGCGAGGTAAGCAGAAGTGGCGCATCGGGCCTGTTTAGCGCGCCGAAGTTCGTCCTCCTCGGGGGACCAGCGGCGAAGATGGCACGAAAAGGCACCTGAAGCGACTCTGAACTCGCGTTTGTCATTCTGGCAGAGTGATTGAAGCTGTTTGACGCGCGGATGTCTTCCCGCGTGAATTCGCAAGCGTTCGCTCGCAGGCCTGCTTGACAAATAACGGCTCAGATAGTCTGTTTCTCAAAGGGACGGAGCGGCCTTATCTGAACAAAGGTCGAATTCCTGCCTTTTTAAGTTAAACCAATGCTTTTCTGCATTGTTTATGCAACACCGTAGCCGCATAAGTTTATCGTGCGATTGATGAATGCATCACTTTGAATGCATCACACATTATTAGCTTAAATGCGTTTTTAAGTTTTCTCATGTCTCATATTTTGGATTACTACGCCAATAGTTGGAATCACTGTAGTTTTCTTTTAACCATGTTTATCCTCAAACGTTGCTCAAGACACCAAAAAACACCAAGCGCTTCATTTGAAGAAAGATTTATTTGCATGATTCGGAGAAACTGACAGCACTAGGCGTTATAAAACAGAGTCGAGCAGGCTAGTTTTTATCTGGTCGCCGCCAGTCCTCATTCCCGTCGTCCTCTCCCCGTTTTGAGCCAGGACACAAACTCTTTTGCCGCCTGGTCCTGCAGGTAAGAGCTGACGTCGCTGGTGAATGTGCCGTCTGCGTGCCGTCGCGTGGGGACTCTGGAGAAAAACAGCGGTATTGTTTATGGAAAGGGCGATATTCTTCCTGTCAGATTTAGAAAGGACATCAAAACGTATACAGTACGGTTCAAAGGAAAGAAAGGTGAATTTTTATTCAAGAAATTGACAATAAaggtttatcatttaaataaatgatgttcatCTAaggttttccacaaaaatatggaGCAGTacaactatttttaacattaataataatgtttcttgagcaacaaatcggcatattaaaatgatttttaaaggatcatGCGACATTGAAGActagaataaataattttataaattatatataaaataataaaaaaatgtaaaactttttttttttttttttttttaattttcaaatattttttcatatttttttattatgctatcatgtttttattgctatttttctttttcttttatcaaaTAACTCATCTGCAGTTTGacttgcatgcattttttggggagaattgttaaaaacaaagtaatttttttttttactatttctatttaaatagaaaacagttatataaaattctaattaGTCTAATAGTATTTCACTAGATTTCAAAagatcaaaaacataaaaaataaaacataaattagcCGTTCATATGCTGTAGTCATGTCATGTGGGCAGTTgctataatttaaataaatgtccaaCTAGTGAGTAccatgtaaaattataattaaattataataaaattgaataatcTTCTATAAAATGTCAGAtgtagtaattttttatttttttttatttttatttttaaatatacttttatagatttttataacTGAAACTTACCCGCTTCTCTTGGAGTTCATTAACCACTGAACGAAGTCTTGTGCTCTCCTGGTCTCCAGGTATTTGCTGTAATCGTTTGAGAATGTGCCTTCTGAATGTCTCTTCATGTTGTTTGCTTCTCTTGGGTCATTAAATAGTGCGTCCTCGGACATAAGGCTGGAAGTCGGTATCAAACATGCCAAAAATAATCAATGTGTCTGAAATGTGCAtcaacatatttcaaaaaaagcatttcattgaATGTATTAGTGACGTGCAgcaaaattagaaatattatagAAGATTTAATTGTCATAAAATAATTCTCTTTAAGTAACATACAGTTCCTTTTTGAGGTCAgttgtgttttattgcattgctgCAATAAAAATCCCGTCTGCCTAGACCATTTAAAATGAGTTATTTGTGAACGTAGTTACTCTGACCTGGAGTTATCTTCCATGTTTTCTTGTATGGGCATCTGCAGGCTGCTCTGGATCAGAATAAGAAGTAAAAGTCCAATGAAGGCGTAGATCTTTGTCATCATCTTACCTGAGGATCAGACCGTACAGCTGCTCAGTAACCCATTAATGCGTTCGAcctcaaaaaaaatatatacagcaaaGTGACAAAAAGCTGTCCGGCTCACCTGGGTTGCGTCGGGTCCTCACggagaaataaagtcaaaagATTTTGATGTTGCCTCACTGGtttctccttcctggctcccaGAGCGATTTCACGGTCCCAGCCTGATGTTCTGAGTCTTATATAGTGATGCCCAGGTGGCgtgatccacacacacacacacacacacacacacacacacacacgtacacagaCGCACACTTGTTAGTTTCAATCCATTAGTTTCAATGCATCAATGTATTTGCACTGTGAACCTGTTTAAAAAGAGAGATGGGGAGATGGTCAAACGAGTCAAAAAGTCACTTAAGGGAAAAGTCAAACACGATTCTGTCCTGTTACGAGGGAGAGCAAATAATTGCACAGGATGAGACGCATTCAGTCAGATTTCCAGGCAGTGATGTGTGCGCTCTGCAGAGCTTTCTTGTCGTGTCTTTTTTTCCATCAATAAACTCCTCCTGCAATACGCtgaaaaaatttgtaaaatttacagtttaCTTTCAAGCAATTTTCACTCTGAAAGTGCTagtaaattcataaataatttcgAAGAAGTAACATGACACGCACTGTATTGTGAAAATTGTGAATTTCGAAAGACTGAAATGGTGTTTTCTTATAAGACATACTccaataattgttttttgtacacacacacatatacatatatatatatatatatatatatatatatatatatatatatatatattttttttttttttttattgtatgtctTATAAGAAAACACCATTTCAGTCTttcaaaattcataatttttatatatatatataatatatatataatttattatttattttctgggctattctttatttataaatatgtaaacgtTTGTAAGTTATGCTTTTCAGCTGCAGCTTTTCTACTGCATGTCATTAATTTTTGACTTTCTAAATTCTATAAATTATATCAGGGAACTTCCCTGAGGATTCTCAATAGAACTAGTAACAGTAACATATTCATGGCATTTTATTTCCTTGTCTAACTTGGACATCCTTTATAACTAGCAAAAGCAGCTCGACCAACCCTTCTAAACTAGCAGCTTGAGCTGTTTTAAAGCTTAACCGGTGGTGCATTAAAGTAGTTTAAGGTTGTGCCGCGTTGGAAAGTTAGGTTTCCTAACTGAGTGGTCATTGTGggatagctgttttctattcaGGAACATTAAGAGCTTGTATAATACTTAATTTCATGCTACTTAATAGTCCTGATTATGCTGTTGTGATTGACAGACTGTACATTATTTCATATGATatgttaatatttcttaatttttgttaGACTGATTCATTAATGCGGGTTTTAGGCTATATACCTATAACATCGGTGAtgtcaaattcattttattttaatgacatttatctGTCCTCTTGGGactgttaaaaagaaaagacaaatttCCTTTGGAATACAATTCAATAGTTCAACCAGCAGGGGGCACTGTtcatatactataaaatatacgGTTATATTCATACACTACCAgacaaataagtaaaaataaaatagtcaagACACAGAGATAGAAGTATCAAAATTCAGTCCAATGTGTCCAAACTTATATGTATGatataaaatggaaatgtaGACATAGAATTGTTTTgcatacagaaatatttttcaggatATATAAAGAATGAGTCAAAAGACCAAGGCATTCAAACCATGTTTGAGTTGATCAGTTTTCATACAGACATGCTCAGAACAAACGTTGAAGTCAGTGCATAAACACACCTGCATAGAACTCTATGGATTCCACAAtcaattttgtaaatgtaacattataaaacatgtcGGACGTCTGTGATACAAACTACATTCATATCAGGTCACATTTGTGAATTAATCATTACAGCAATTTGATAAGAAAAAGAACAGCTAGTACaaatttcacataaaaaaaaaaaaatatatatatatatatatatatatatatatatataaaacgtataataaatgtcattgaCTCTGTCATAAGAGTTTGTTCCCATCAACAAGTTCTAAAATACCAACTAACATGAACAGTGTTTGTGTCAATGTAAAAGGAACGTGTCTTCGTAATGCATCAATAAGTCCGCTTATTTTTTCTCCGCGAAGCAGTTCTGCAGGAAATGGTTCAAGTGTGTGTAGAGGTGGTAACGCGCTT containing:
- the gcgb gene encoding glucagon b, coding for MMTKIYAFIGLLLLILIQSSLQMPIQENMEDNSSLMSEDALFNDPREANNMKRHSEGTFSNDYSKYLETRRAQDFVQWLMNSKRSGVPTRRHADGTFTSDVSSYLQDQAAKEFVSWLKTGRGRRE